Proteins encoded within one genomic window of Bacillus thuringiensis:
- a CDS encoding MFS transporter, producing MNALFKNRAFMLVMASDILQQFAIWIRNMALLYFIMERTNNDPVSVSLLSVMEYAPIFIFSFIGGALADRWNPKRTMVAGDVLSVLSIIGIVLLLKLDYWQAIFFATLISAIVGQFSQPSSSRIFKRYVKEEQVANAIAFNQTLQSLFLIFGPVVGSLVYTQLGLFTSLYSLIILFLLSAIALSFLPKWAEKEQVARDSLKNDIKEGWKYVLHTKNLRMITITFTIMGLAVGLTHPLEVFLVIERLGMEKEAVQYLAAADGIGMLIGGIVAAIFASKVNPKKMFVFGMGILAISFLVEGLSTSFWITSFMRFGTGICLACVNIVVGTLMIQLVPENMIGRVNGTILPLFMGAMLIGTSLAGGLKEMTSLVIVFCIAMALILLAIGPVLRMQIMKEDVANKEELTNSLASK from the coding sequence ATGAACGCTTTATTTAAAAACAGAGCATTTATGCTCGTTATGGCGTCTGATATTTTACAACAATTTGCAATTTGGATCAGAAATATGGCTCTTTTGTATTTCATAATGGAGCGAACGAATAATGATCCAGTTTCGGTTTCGTTGTTATCAGTTATGGAATATGCACCTATTTTTATTTTCTCATTTATCGGTGGTGCACTAGCTGATCGCTGGAATCCGAAAAGAACAATGGTCGCTGGAGATGTATTAAGTGTACTGTCTATCATAGGGATTGTCTTGTTGTTAAAGCTGGATTATTGGCAGGCTATATTTTTTGCAACACTCATTTCCGCGATTGTAGGCCAGTTTTCTCAGCCATCATCTTCGCGTATATTTAAGCGCTACGTAAAAGAAGAACAGGTAGCAAATGCGATTGCATTTAACCAAACATTACAGTCATTATTTCTGATTTTTGGACCAGTGGTAGGATCGCTTGTGTATACACAACTTGGTTTATTTACGTCACTATATAGCTTAATCATTTTATTTTTATTATCTGCTATCGCTCTTTCATTCTTACCAAAATGGGCTGAAAAAGAGCAAGTGGCGAGAGATTCATTAAAAAATGATATAAAAGAAGGGTGGAAATATGTTCTTCATACGAAAAATTTACGTATGATTACGATCACTTTCACCATTATGGGCTTAGCTGTTGGATTAACACATCCATTAGAGGTATTTCTTGTAATAGAACGCCTTGGAATGGAAAAGGAAGCAGTTCAATATTTAGCTGCAGCTGATGGAATAGGTATGTTAATTGGTGGTATTGTTGCTGCGATTTTCGCTTCAAAAGTGAATCCGAAAAAAATGTTCGTATTCGGTATGGGTATATTAGCAATATCATTTTTAGTAGAAGGACTATCTACATCATTTTGGATTACTAGTTTCATGAGATTTGGAACAGGTATTTGTTTAGCCTGTGTTAATATCGTTGTCGGTACGCTTATGATTCAACTTGTACCAGAAAATATGATTGGAAGAGTAAATGGAACAATTTTACCGCTGTTTATGGGAGCGATGCTAATTGGTACTTCTTTAGCTGGAGGATTAAAGGAAATGACTTCACTAGTTATCGTATTTTGTATAGCGATGGCACTTATATTATTGGCAATAGGGCCAGTTCTACGCATGCAAATAATGAAAGAAGACGTTGCTAATAAAGAGGAACTAACTAATTCATTAGCTTCGAAATAA
- a CDS encoding helix-turn-helix transcriptional regulator: protein MSQLYTDDVKPILQIRRNGVKNQIHELRTENNISQGALADKCKVSRQTINAIENNKYDPSLALAFRLAEVLGTTVDKLFLYKQ, encoded by the coding sequence ATGAGCCAATTATATACTGATGATGTAAAACCGATTTTACAGATTAGGAGAAATGGTGTGAAAAATCAAATCCATGAATTACGCACTGAAAATAATATTTCACAAGGCGCATTAGCTGATAAATGTAAGGTTTCTAGACAGACGATAAATGCAATTGAGAATAATAAATATGATCCAAGCTTAGCGTTAGCATTCCGTTTAGCGGAAGTGTTAGGAACAACTGTTGATAAACTATTTTTGTACAAGCAGTAG
- a CDS encoding MFS transporter, with protein MKKMSRQEKSWILYDWANSVYSLVITTALFPIYFKAAAKEAGLSGATSTAYWGYANSFATLLISILAPILGTVADYKGFKKRFFTFFFGLGIVFTSMLAVVPTSQWYLLLGCYMLALVGFAGANIFYDAFLVDVTTEDRMDRISTRGFALGYIGSTIPFIGCIALIILAQKGTIPLSVGIASQISFAITALWWGLFTIPMLKNVEQTHYIERHPRPITMSFKRLAETFKNIKEYKTVFMFLIAYFFYIDGVDTIITMSTAYGTDLGISATNLLIILFVTQIVACPFALLYGKLSETFTGKKMLYVGIIIYIIICIYAYFLKTTLDFWILAMLVATSQGGIQALSRSYFAKLVPKESANEFFGFYNIFGKFAAIMGPVLVGVTTQLTGKTNAGVLSIIVLFIIGGFLLTRVPENNTSVTPPNSKTKTL; from the coding sequence ATGAAAAAAATGTCCAGACAAGAAAAAAGCTGGATATTATACGATTGGGCGAACTCGGTATATTCGCTCGTCATTACAACTGCATTATTTCCAATTTACTTTAAAGCAGCTGCAAAAGAAGCTGGATTATCCGGTGCAACTTCAACAGCCTATTGGGGATATGCAAACTCATTCGCAACACTTTTAATTTCTATACTTGCTCCTATTCTCGGCACAGTTGCTGATTATAAAGGATTTAAGAAGCGATTTTTCACATTCTTCTTTGGACTCGGCATCGTATTTACAAGTATGCTAGCAGTCGTTCCAACATCTCAGTGGTACTTATTATTAGGATGCTATATGCTCGCATTAGTCGGTTTTGCTGGGGCAAACATTTTTTATGATGCATTTTTAGTAGATGTCACTACTGAAGATAGAATGGACCGAATTTCTACGAGAGGTTTCGCTTTAGGCTATATTGGGAGTACTATTCCTTTTATCGGTTGTATCGCTCTTATTATTCTTGCTCAAAAAGGAACTATCCCTTTATCAGTTGGCATTGCTAGTCAAATTTCATTCGCGATAACTGCTCTTTGGTGGGGACTATTTACAATTCCAATGCTGAAAAACGTAGAACAAACACATTATATTGAACGTCATCCAAGACCAATTACAATGAGCTTCAAACGCCTTGCTGAGACTTTTAAAAATATTAAAGAATATAAAACTGTATTCATGTTCCTAATCGCTTACTTTTTCTATATTGACGGGGTCGATACAATTATTACTATGTCTACCGCTTACGGAACAGATCTTGGTATTAGTGCAACGAATCTATTAATCATCTTATTTGTCACACAAATTGTAGCTTGTCCATTCGCTTTACTATATGGAAAATTATCAGAAACCTTTACAGGTAAAAAAATGCTATATGTCGGCATTATTATTTATATTATTATTTGCATATACGCTTATTTCTTAAAAACAACACTCGATTTTTGGATTTTAGCAATGTTAGTTGCCACTTCTCAAGGTGGTATTCAAGCACTTAGTCGTTCCTACTTTGCGAAACTAGTACCTAAAGAATCTGCAAATGAATTCTTCGGATTTTATAATATATTTGGCAAGTTTGCCGCGATTATGGGTCCAGTATTAGTCGGTGTTACAACGCAATTAACTGGAAAAACGAACGCTGGTGTTCTTAGTATTATTGTATTGTTTATTATCGGTGGATTCCTATTAACTAGAGTCCCTGAAAATAATACATCCGTTACACCACCTAATTCGAAAACTAAAACGCTATAA